In a single window of the Panthera leo isolate Ple1 chromosome A1, P.leo_Ple1_pat1.1, whole genome shotgun sequence genome:
- the PTGER4 gene encoding prostaglandin E2 receptor EP4 subtype, translated as MSTPGVNASASSTPDRPNSPVTIPAVMFIFGVVGNLVAIVVLCKSRKEQKETTFYTLVCGLAVTDLLGTLLVSPVTIATYMKGQWPGGEALCEYSTFILLFFGLSGLSIICAMSIERYLAINHAYFYSHYVDKRLAGLTLVAVYASNVLFCALPNMGLGSSRLQYPDTWCFIDWTTNVTAHAAFSYMYAGFSSFLILATVLCNVLVCGALLRMHRQFMRRTSLGTEQHHAAGPLAVPWAPCRGNPAAASPALPRLSDFRRRRSFRRIAGAEIQMVILLIATSLVVLICSIPLVVRVFINQLYQPRLVPEISKNPDLQAIRIAAVNPILDPWIYILLRKTVLSKAIEKIKCLFCRIGGSRRDRSGQHCSDSRRTSSAMSAHSRSFLSRELKEISSTSQTLLYMPDLSENGLGGRNLLPGVPGMGLAQTDTTSLRTLRISETSDSSQGQDSESVLLVDEVSGSSRSGPAPKGNSLQVTFPNETLNLSEKCI; from the exons ATGTCCACCCCTGGGGTCAATGCGTCTGCCTCCTCTACCCCCGACCGTCCCAACAGCCCGGTGACCATCCCGGCGGTGATGTTCATCTTCGGGGTGGTGGGCAACCTGGTGGCCATTGTGGTGCTGTGCAAGTCGCGCAAGGAGCAGAAGGAGACGACCTTTTATACGTTGGTTTGCGGACTGGCCGTCACCGACCTGCTGGGCACGTTGCTGGTAAGCCCGGTGACCATCGCCACATACATGAAGGGCCAGTGGCCCGGAGGCGAAGCGCTCTGCGAGTACAGCACCTTCATCCTGCTCTTCTTCGGCCTGTCGGGCCTCAGCATCATCTGTGCCATGAGTATCGAGCGCTACCTGGCCATCAACCACGCCTACTTCTACAGCCACTACGTGGACAAGCGGCTGGCGGGCCTCACGCTCGTCGCGGTCTATGCGTCCAACGTGCTCTTCTGCGCGCTGCCCAACATGGGCCTGGGCAGCTCGCGGCTGCAGTACCCGGACACCTGGTGTTTCATCGACTGGACCACCAACGTGACGGCGCACGCCGCCTTCTCCTACATGTACGCGGGCTTCAGCTCCTTCCTCATTCTCGCCACGGTGCTCTGCAACGTGCTCGTGTGCGGCGCGCTGCTCCGCATGCACCGCCAGTTCATGCGCCGCACCTCGCTGGGCACCGAGCAGCACCACGCGGCAGGTCCCTTGGCCGTGCCCTGGGCCCCCTGCCGGGGCAACCCGGCCGCCGCCTCCCCCGCCCTGCCGCGCCTCAGCGACTTTCGCCGCCGCCGGAGTTTCCGCCGCATCGCGGGTGCCGAGATCCAGATGGTCATCTTACTCATCGCCACCTCCCTGGTGGTGCTCATCTGCTCCATCCCTCTCGTG GTACGGGTGTTCATCAACCAGTTATATCAGCCACGTTTGGTGCCAGAAATCAGCAAAAACCCAGATTTGCAGGCCATCCGAATTGCTGCTGTGAACCCCATCCTGGACCCCTGGATATATATCCTTCTGCGGAAGACCGTGCTCAGCAAAGCAATTGAGAAGATTAAATGCCTCTTCTGCCGCATCGGCGGGTCCCGCAGAGACCGTTCCGGACAGCACTGCTCAGACAGCAGAAGGACATCTTCCGCCATGTCTGCTCACTCTCGCTCCTTCCTCTCGCGAGAGCTGAAGGAGATCAGCAGCACATCTCAGACCCTCCTTTACATGCCGGACCTCAGTGAAAATGGTCTCGGTGGCAGGAATCTGCTTCCGGGTGTACCCGGCATGGGCCTGGCCCAAACAGACACCACCTCACTGAGGACTTTGCGAATATCGGAGACTTCGGACTCCTCCCAGGGGCAGGATTCAGAGAGTGTTTTACTGGTGGACGAGGTCAGTGGGAGTAGCAGGTCTGGCCCTGCCCCAAAGGGGAACTCTCTGCAAGTCACATTTCCCAATGAAACGCTGAACTTAtcagaaaaatgtatatag